Proteins co-encoded in one Gossypium arboreum isolate Shixiya-1 chromosome 11, ASM2569848v2, whole genome shotgun sequence genomic window:
- the LOC108487081 gene encoding F-box/kelch-repeat protein At3g24760, with the protein MSDHNPKEPNINSLSLDLTQLIFSSLPLPSLLRASAVCKLWNSLISSPSFTSPCLSYPWFFLFGLHNTSSRNNQSFAFDPLSNAWFLLPRLDDPSSSSAFLGSNGFFFTTTPNFSYTPVLKSAWRFTSPLKFSRLNPLLGVFYDGSSGGFGFKFIVVGGVRFIGGLVDIEDRLAVEIYDPNRDSWELCPALPADFRSGNSSQSLSSALFKGKFYVFGIYSCFVSSFDLRNRVWSEVQTLRPPGVIFSFLIPCNDMLVLAGMCNAPRGPSFNLWKIDEITLEFSEISIMPQSLLHSLVESEEDENFASLKCVGMGNLIYVFNEEYHQKYPSCLCEISAENGKCSWRRVPQLPLPVNKFHKVISFCSTVSLSHSFPQQ; encoded by the coding sequence ATGTCAGACCACAACCCTAAAGAACCCAACATCAACTCTCTCAGCCTCGATCTCACCCAACTCATCTTCTCTTCCCTTCCTCTCCCTTCCCTCCTCCGTGCTTCCGCCGTTTGCAAGCTCTGGAATTCTCTTATTTCCTCCCCTTCTTTTACTTCCCCTTGCCTTTCCTACCCTTGGTTCTTCCTCTTCGGTCTCCACAACACTTCTTCTCGGAACAACCAGTCTTTCGCCTTCGACCCTTTGTCGAACGCCTGGTTTCTTCTCCCTCGCCTTGATGACCCCTCTTCCTCCTCTGCTTTCCTCGGCTCCAATGGCTTCTTTTTCACCACCACTCCCAATTTCAGCTACACCCCAGTTCTCAAATCCGCCTGGCGTTTCACCTCGCCCTTGAAGTTCTCCAGGCTTAACCCTCTTTTGGGTGTCTTCTACGATGGTTCCTCCGGTGGGTTCGGCTTCAAATTCATCGTCGTCGGTGGAGTCAGGTTCATTGGTGGCTTGGTTGATATCGAAGACAGGTTGGCTGTTGAAATATATGACCCGAATCGTGATTCTTGGGAGCTTTGCCCCGCTTTGCCGGCTGATTTCAGGTCCGGGAACTCAAGCCAATCTCTTTCATCAGCTTTGTTCAAGGGCAAATTCTACGTCTTTGGGATCTACTCTTGCTTCGTATCTTCTTTTGATTTACGAAACCGCGTTTGGAGTGAGGTTCAAACTCTCAGGCCACCAGGGGTCATTTTTTCCTTTTTGATTCCGTGCAACGACATGCTTGTTTTGGCCGGGATGTGCAACGCGCCACGGGGACCGTCGTTTAATCTCTGGAAAATCGATGAAATTACATTGGAATTCAGCGAGATTTCGATCATGCCGCAGAGCTTGTTACACAGCTTGGTAGAAAGCGAGGAAGATGAAAATTTTGCAAGCTTGAAATGCGTTGGAATGGGGAATCTTATATATGTATTCAATGAAGAGTATCACCAAAAGTACCCATCATGTCTTTGCGAAATCAGTGCTGAAAATGGGAAATGCAGTTGGAGGAGAGTGCCTCAGTTGCCATTACCTGTTAACAAATTCCATAAAGTCATTAGCTTTTGTTCCACCGTTTCTCTAAGTCATTCTTTCCCCCAACAATAA